In one Solidesulfovibrio fructosivorans JJ] genomic region, the following are encoded:
- a CDS encoding MetS family NSS transporter small subunit, which translates to MSTSAIVMMLFGLGITWGGAIACFRIAFKGK; encoded by the coding sequence ATGTCCACCAGCGCCATTGTCATGATGCTTTTCGGCCTCGGCATCACCTGGGGCGGCGCGATCGCCTGTTTCCGCATCGCCTTCAAGGGGAAATAA
- a CDS encoding sodium-dependent transporter has product MQKREMWGSRTGFVMAAVGSAIGLGNIWRFPYMVYDNGGGAFLIPYFAAMLIAGIPFMILEFGLGKKFIGSAPKVFSSISRKWEWLGWWQVMVSFIITTYYAVVVAWALNYFVLAFFQGWGTAPKDFFFTKFLAATDSPLHWGSVRPEILIATAAAWFLTIFAVFTGVKSGIERTNKIFMPLLFLLVFVFIGRGLMLPGAVDGLNWLFTPDFSAIKEGKVWADAFGQIFYSLSIGFAIMLSYASYLPEESDISNNACMTVFINCGFSIISGIMIFSVLGYMAQQQGVPISKIATSGVGLAFITLPTAINLMPAPIFFGTLFFLALSVAGLSSMISLNEVVVAALMEKMNISRKKAAVIFCSVGFLISIVFTTGGGLLLLDIVDHFINNFGVLIGGVIEIIFVAWFCRVDDLRAYINSSSEIKIGGLWSLSIRFVAPAMLCFMLVSNFVGDVSKNYGGYSGTATLAFGWSTLFVCIAFAAFCSRHNHAFALIENTNRNFLKRS; this is encoded by the coding sequence ATGCAAAAAAGAGAGATGTGGGGTTCGCGCACCGGATTCGTCATGGCCGCCGTAGGTTCGGCAATCGGTCTCGGCAATATATGGCGCTTTCCGTACATGGTTTACGATAACGGCGGCGGCGCGTTTCTCATCCCGTATTTCGCGGCCATGCTCATTGCCGGCATTCCCTTCATGATCCTCGAATTCGGCCTTGGGAAAAAATTCATCGGCTCCGCGCCGAAAGTTTTTTCCTCCATCTCCAGGAAGTGGGAATGGCTGGGCTGGTGGCAGGTCATGGTGTCGTTTATCATCACGACCTATTATGCCGTTGTCGTTGCCTGGGCGCTCAACTACTTCGTGCTCGCCTTTTTTCAGGGCTGGGGCACGGCGCCGAAGGACTTTTTCTTTACGAAATTCCTGGCCGCCACTGATTCGCCCCTGCATTGGGGCAGCGTGCGGCCGGAAATCCTCATCGCCACGGCCGCGGCATGGTTTCTCACCATTTTCGCCGTCTTCACCGGCGTGAAAAGCGGCATCGAACGCACGAACAAGATCTTCATGCCGCTGCTTTTCCTGCTGGTGTTCGTCTTCATCGGCCGGGGCCTTATGCTCCCCGGCGCGGTCGACGGCCTCAACTGGCTTTTTACGCCGGACTTTTCCGCAATCAAGGAGGGCAAGGTCTGGGCCGACGCCTTCGGGCAGATTTTCTACAGCCTGTCCATCGGCTTCGCCATCATGCTGTCCTACGCCAGCTACCTGCCCGAGGAGTCGGACATCAGCAACAACGCCTGCATGACCGTCTTCATCAACTGCGGCTTCAGCATCATTTCCGGCATCATGATCTTCAGCGTGCTCGGCTACATGGCCCAGCAGCAGGGCGTTCCCATCAGCAAGATCGCCACCTCCGGCGTCGGGCTGGCCTTTATCACCCTGCCCACGGCCATCAACCTGATGCCCGCGCCCATCTTCTTCGGCACCCTGTTCTTCCTGGCCCTTTCCGTGGCCGGGTTGTCCTCCATGATTTCCCTCAATGAAGTCGTGGTGGCCGCGCTCATGGAAAAGATGAACATTTCCCGCAAGAAGGCGGCCGTCATCTTCTGTTCCGTCGGCTTTTTGATCAGCATTGTCTTCACCACGGGCGGCGGGCTGCTGCTGCTCGACATCGTCGACCACTTCATCAACAATTTCGGCGTGCTCATCGGCGGCGTCATCGAGATCATCTTCGTCGCCTGGTTCTGCCGAGTCGACGACCTGCGCGCCTACATCAACAGCTCCTCGGAAATCAAAATCGGCGGCCTCTGGTCCCTCAGCATCCGGTTCGTCGCCCCGGCCATGCTCTGCTTCATGCTGGTGTCGAATTTCGTGGGCGATGTGTCCAAGAATTACGGCGGCTACTCCGGCACGGCGACGCTGGCCTTCGGCTGGTCCACGCTTTTTGTCTGCATCGCCTTCGCCGCCTTTTGCTCGCGGCATAACCATGCCTTTGCCCTCATCGAAAATACGAACAGGAACTTTCTGAAAAGGAGCTAG